One genomic segment of Bos javanicus breed banteng chromosome 23, ARS-OSU_banteng_1.0, whole genome shotgun sequence includes these proteins:
- the LOC133236516 gene encoding LOW QUALITY PROTEIN: tripartite motif-containing protein 26-like (The sequence of the model RefSeq protein was modified relative to this genomic sequence to represent the inferred CDS: inserted 1 base in 1 codon; substituted 1 base at 1 genomic stop codon), with product MSSILMLNKFTISVFTSCPLRKSFFILRRNVLQGFSIAVMATASPLRKLEDKVMCSICLDYLKDPVTIDCSHIFCYHCIIKVCESAQQPLYYSLCKTAFKKENILHVWQMASIVKNIWRMKVDEERQPREDRPLAQRAEQLCGQHLEKLHYYCKDDQQILCVVCQESREHRHHAAVLLEKAAQPYQGKILNHLKILKGDRDRIQNSQSTGEDEIQALLAKFQNHKQDIASVFEQGHQFLREREQYLLEWLEGTEQQLTEGRNSHVTKGSEEVIRLETLISELEKKARQQALELLQDPSDITSRYPWKKFWIEKPISXAIRKQTEEFSDKLLCLEKGLRGFHGKLMRDLEYKTTRIILNSQTANGYLSVAPNGKSMMFTGLWLNKCQRGQXFDPEPGVLGSKGFMWGKVYWEVKVDRIWWEAEEEEDAVRDRAGSRSVFGSNDLGGFTGITDGYLSPGYREENEELEEEWSQENGIWPKFCLVGVERGSVVRRGFLNFTPKEGFWTLQLSSAGVSICTSLGPFQILSYCPQKIGVALDHDGGTVTFTNARTQEFICEFSSAFTGRIFPFLWLNCMRSRLTLRP from the exons ATGAGTTCCATTTTAATGTTGAATAAATTCACAATTTCTGTTTTTACTTCGTGTCCTCTTAGAAAGTCATTCTTCATTTTGAGAAGGAACGTTCTGCAGGGTTTCAGCATTGCTGTCATGGCCACTGCCTCTCCTCTGAGGAAACTGGAGGACAAGGTGATGTGCTCTATCTGTCTTGACTACTTGAAAGACCCTGTTACCATCGACTGTAGTCACATCTTCTGCTATCACTGCATCATTAAGGTCTGTGAATCTGCTCAGCAGCCATTATATTATTCTCTCTGCAAGACAGCCTTTAAGAAAGAGAATATCCTCCATGTGTGGCAGATGGCCAGCATAGTGAAGAATATCTGGAGGATGAAAGTAGATGAGGAGAGACAACCCAGAGAGGACCGACCACTCGCGCAGAGAGCAGAGCAGCTGTGCGGGCAGCATTTGGAGAAGCTGCATTACTACTGCAAGGATGACCAGCAGATACTGTGTGTCGTGTGTCAGGAGTCCCGGGAGCACAGGCACCACGCTGCTGTTCTGCTGGAGAAGGCTGCGCAGCCTTATCAG GGTAAAATTCTAAACCATCTGAAGATTCTGAAGGGAGACAGGGACAGAATTCAGAATTCTCAGTCTACAGGAGAAGATGAGATTCAGGCCCTGCTG GCAAAATTCCAGAACCACAAACAAGACATAGCATCAGTGTTTGAGCAGGGCCATCAGTTCCTGAGAGAAAGGGAGCAGTACCTGTTGGAGTGGCTGGAGGGAACGGAGCAACAGCTCACTGAAGGGAGGAACAGCCATGTCACCAAGGGCTCTGAGGAGGTCATCCGGCTGGAGACCCTGATTTCTGAGTTAGAGAAGAAGGCTCGGCAGCAAGCACTTGAACTTTTGCAG gACCCAAGTGACATAACAAGCAG ATACCCCTGGAAGAAGTTCTGGATTGAAAAGCCTATCA CTGCAATCAGAAAACAGACGGAAGAATTTTCAGATAAACTTCTTTGTTTAGAGAAAGGACTCAGAGGATTCCATG GAAAATTGATGAGGGATCTGGAATATAAGACAA CGAGGATCATCCTGAATTCCCAAACAGCCAATGGCTACCTCTCAGTGGCTCCAAATGGGAAGAGTATGATGTTCACTGGCTTGTGGCTGAACAAATGCCAGCGTGGTCAGTGATTTGATCCGGAGCCCGGGGTGCTGGGCAGTAAGGGCTTCATGTGGGGCAAAGTGTACtgggaagtgaaagtggacaggATCTGGtgggaagcagaggaggaagaagatgcAGTGAGAGACAGGGCTGGAAGCAGAAGCGTGTTTGGCAGTAACGATCTTGGTGGATTTACAGGCATCACTGATGGGTATCTTTCTCCTGGATATAGAGAGGAGAATGAGGAGTTGGAGGAGGAATGGTCTCAGGAAAATGGAATATGGCCAAAATTCTGCCTGGTGGGGGTGGAAAGAGGGTCAGTGGTGAGAAGGGGATTTCTCAACTTCACCCCCAAGGAGGGGTTTTGGACTCTGCAGCTGTCCTCAGCTGGGGTGTCTATATGCACCAGCCTGGGGCCCTTCCAGATCCTGTCCTACTGCCCCCAGAAGATTGGAGTTGCTCTGGATCATGATGGTGGGACGGTAACCTTTACCAATGCCAGAACTCAAGAGTTCATCTGTGAATTCTCATCTGCCTTCACTGGGAGAATTTTCCCTTTCCTGTGGCTTAACTGCATGAGATCCAGACTTACGCTGAGACCCTGA